The DNA window TCGAGCACGGCACGATCACCGTCGTCGCCGGCGGCAAGCCCTATGAAGTCACCACCTTGCGCGCCGATGTCGAGACCGACGGCCGCCGCGCCAAGGTGTCGTTCGGACGCGACTGGAAGCTGGACGCCGAGCGGCGCGACTTCACCATAAACGCGCTCTATGCCGACGCCGACGGCACCGTCGTCGACCTGGTCGGCGGCATCGCCGACATCGAGGCGCGCCAGCTGCGCTTCATCGGCGATCCGGAGGCGCGCATCCGCGAGGATTATCTGCGCATCCTGCGCTTCTTCCGCTTCTTCGCCTGGTATGGCGAGGGCCGGCCGGACGCCGAAGGGCTGAAGGCCTGCGCCCGGCTGAAGGAGGGCTTGGCCCAGCTTTCGGCGGAGCGCGTCTGGTCCGAACTGAAGAAGCTCTTGTCGGCACCTGACCCGTCGCGGGCGCTGCTGTGGATGCGGCAGGCGAGTGTGCTGACCACCGCGCTGCCGGAAAGCGAGAAATGGGGCATCGATGCCATCCATGGGCTGACCAAGGCCGAAAAGGATCTCGGCTGGGCGGCGGATCCGCTGCTGCGGCTGGAGGCGCTTGTGCCGCCGGATGCCGCGCGCATGCAAACGCTTGCCGAGCGGCTCCGGTTTTCGACCGATGAAGCACACCGCCTGCGCTATTGGACACTCACGACCGCCGTCGAGCCGAAGATCACCGAGGGCGAACTGGCCAAACGACTCTATCGCGGCGACCGGAAAGGCTTTGTCGATCGCCTGCGGCTGTCGCTTGCGGCGGCGCGGGTGCGCGCTGTCGAGAACAATGACGCGCTGCTGGAGGCCGGCGGCTTTTCGCGCCTGCTGGCCTTCGCACTCAAATGGGAAAAGCCGGTGTTTCCGCTGAAGGGCGCCGATCTGACGGCGCTCGGCGCGACGCCAGGGCCGAAGCTGGGTGAGATCCTCAAGAACCTCGAGGCGGAATGGATCGACGCCGGATTTGCGCCGGACCGCGGCGCGCTGCTCGAACGCGCCGCGCAAGCCCTGAACGCCAGATAGGGTATTAGAGCACTTCACGGTTTCACGGAAACGGCGAACCGCTCTAACTCCTTGTTTAGACGCAATTCCCAAGGGCAAGCGCTACGCGCTTGTCCCGGGAAAACCGCTCACACTTTTCCTGGAATTGCTCTAGCAGCGATTCCTCAGGGAATGCTTCAAGTCAGGCTGCGTCGCGGACTTTTTCGATGCGCGAGCGGATCGCCTCGATCATCGTTTCGCGGATGACGGTCTCACCATGCGTCTCGCGCATATGCTCGACGGCACGGCGCATCACTTCGGCTTCCTCGTCGGCACGGGTGTGCCAGTCACAGCCGGGAACGAGCGACCCGCAGTGGAATTGCTTCATCGGATTTCTCCTTTTCCTCCATGGAGCCAGTCAAGGCTCCCTTTGGCCCACGGTCGATTACAGATGAGGGCTTCGGA is part of the Mesorhizobium loti genome and encodes:
- a CDS encoding CCA tRNA nucleotidyltransferase; this translates as MSVSIAGRADWLTEKHLQRLLAALAEGGEEARVAGGAVRNTLMGQSVADVDIATTCLPEETIRRAGAEGFKPVPTGIEHGTITVVAGGKPYEVTTLRADVETDGRRAKVSFGRDWKLDAERRDFTINALYADADGTVVDLVGGIADIEARQLRFIGDPEARIREDYLRILRFFRFFAWYGEGRPDAEGLKACARLKEGLAQLSAERVWSELKKLLSAPDPSRALLWMRQASVLTTALPESEKWGIDAIHGLTKAEKDLGWAADPLLRLEALVPPDAARMQTLAERLRFSTDEAHRLRYWTLTTAVEPKITEGELAKRLYRGDRKGFVDRLRLSLAAARVRAVENNDALLEAGGFSRLLAFALKWEKPVFPLKGADLTALGATPGPKLGEILKNLEAEWIDAGFAPDRGALLERAAQALNAR
- a CDS encoding DUF1059 domain-containing protein; translated protein: MKQFHCGSLVPGCDWHTRADEEAEVMRRAVEHMRETHGETVIRETMIEAIRSRIEKVRDAA